The Paenibacillus mucilaginosus 3016 genome includes the window AGGCATGTCGCGGAGGAGGAGCACATCCTGCCGGCGGCACAGCAGCAGGTTCATCTCCTCCATCCGGTTGACCGCGCGGTCCTCCTCCCGGTCCGTGATACCGCCGGTCACCGGGTGCCAGATCTGCTCCGCTCCGATATTGCAGAGCCACACCAGGGTATCCCGCCGCCGGTCCGCCGTCATCGCCCCGACAAAGGACCATCCCTCTCCGGGGGCCGCATCAATCCAGCGGCAGCTGTCCTCGGATAACGTCATGCACCCGCCCCCTTTCTCTCAGCACATACTCGCCGCCATCATGAAGCAGCACCTCAGCCGGCAGCGCATGGCTCAGGAACAGGACGGGGCTGTGCGTCAGGCCGTAGGCGCCCGATTTGTCCACACAGATCACGTCTCCAACAGCTGCGGCCGGCAGCTCCACTTTCTGCCCGAGCACATCCGTCGCCGTACAAAGCGGTCCCGTCACGGTTACCGGCTCGGAGGGTCCGCTGCGGCCCAGCACCCGCATCGGGAAGTTGTGGCGGATGTACCGGCCGAGGAACGCCGACGAGGCATGCTGGTTCGAGCCGCCGTCGCACACCAGATAGGTGCTGCCCTTGCTCACTTTGCGGTACAGCACCTTCGTGAGGAATACCCCGGCTTCCGCGAGCAGGAACCGTCCGCTCTCCACCGCGATCCGCGTGCCCCGGAGCCTGCCGGCATACCGCAACCACAGCTCTGCGATGCCTGCGCGCAGCCGGTCCAGCTCGAGCGCCGCTTCATGGGCAAAGTACGGCACGCCCCAGCCGCCGCCGATATCCAGGAACTGAAGCGGAGTTCCGGAGCCCTCCGCATACCGGAGCGCGAGCTCGAAGGTATCCTCAAGCTGGGCCAGCAGCGCGTCCGCCGACAGAATCTGGGTGCCGAAATAGACGTGGAACCCGATGAGCCGGACGCTCTGCAGCCGGGGCAGCTCGGCCAGCACCCCGGACAGCTCCTCCTCGTCGATCCCGAACTGGGAGGAGACGCCGCTCATCCGGATGCCCGCCGTCTTCTGCTCGAGGTTCGGGTTAACGCGGATGGCTATATCCGCCACGCGTCCCCTGGCAGCCGCAATCCGGTCGATCCGGCGGATTTCCTCCAAACTCTCTGCATTGATGGAGCAAATGCCGAGATCCACGGCCCACTCCAGCTCCTCCGCGGTCTTTCCGGGACTCGTGAACAGAATGTCCGCAGGCGGATATCCCGCCTCCAGAACGGCCGCCAGCTCGCCGGCCGAAGCCACCTCGACCCGGCAGCCTTCCCTTCGAAGAAGCTGGGCGATGCCGAGGAGCGGATTGCATTTCATCGAATAGTACACCTCCACCCCCGCCTCGGCCGGAAACAGGCTGCGGAGGGTCTCCAGCTGCCGGCGGATCACGGCACCGTCATAGACATACAGCGGCGTTCCGTACTTCTCCGACAGGCCGGCCAGACGGACTTCATCCAGGAGGCTGTCCACCGTCAGTTCCATCGCGCCGCCTCCCCGCCCGCCGCCACAGCAGCCGCAGACGCTTCCTCCACCACCCACGGCGGGGAGCCGCTGTCCCACAGCTCCTCCAGGTACCGTTTGTCCCTCAGGGTATCCATGCATTCCCAGAAGCCCCGGTGCTTATAGGCGGCGAGCTGTCCGTCCCGGGCCAGTCTGCCGAGCACCTCGCCTTCCAGCTCGGTGCGGTCGTCTTCCAGGTAATC containing:
- a CDS encoding type III PLP-dependent enzyme, producing MELTVDSLLDEVRLAGLSEKYGTPLYVYDGAVIRRQLETLRSLFPAEAGVEVYYSMKCNPLLGIAQLLRREGCRVEVASAGELAAVLEAGYPPADILFTSPGKTAEELEWAVDLGICSINAESLEEIRRIDRIAAARGRVADIAIRVNPNLEQKTAGIRMSGVSSQFGIDEEELSGVLAELPRLQSVRLIGFHVYFGTQILSADALLAQLEDTFELALRYAEGSGTPLQFLDIGGGWGVPYFAHEAALELDRLRAGIAELWLRYAGRLRGTRIAVESGRFLLAEAGVFLTKVLYRKVSKGSTYLVCDGGSNQHASSAFLGRYIRHNFPMRVLGRSGPSEPVTVTGPLCTATDVLGQKVELPAAAVGDVICVDKSGAYGLTHSPVLFLSHALPAEVLLHDGGEYVLRERGRVHDVIRGQLPLD